From a region of the Castor canadensis chromosome 7, mCasCan1.hap1v2, whole genome shotgun sequence genome:
- the Acap3 gene encoding arf-GAP with coiled-coil, ANK repeat and PH domain-containing protein 3 isoform X1 — MTVEFEECIKDSPRFRATIDEVETDVVEIEAKLDKLVKLCSGMIEAGKAYVTTNRLFVSGVRDLSQQCQGDTVISECLQRFGDSLQEMVNYHTILFDQAQRSVRQQLHNFVKEDVRKFKETKKQFDKVREDMELSLVRNAQAPRHRPHEVEEATGALTLTRKCFRHLALDYVLQINVLQAKKKFEILDSMLSFMHAQYSFFQQGHSLLHRLDPYMKKLAAELDQLVIDSAVEKREMERKHAAIQQRDFSYDESKVEFDVDAPSGVVMEGYLFKRASNAFKTWNRRWFSIQNSQLVYQKKLKDALTVVVDDLRLCSVKPCEDIERRFCFEVVSPTKSCMLQADSEKLRQAWVQAVQASIASAYRESPDSCYSERLDRTASPSTSSIDSASDSRERGGKGEGVLQRIQSVAGNSQCGDCGQPDPRWASINLGVLLCIECSGIHRSLGVHCSKVRSLTLDSWEPELLKLMCELGNSTMNQIYEAQCEGSGSRKPIASSPRQDKEAWIKDKYVEKKFLQKSPTVPAREAPRRWRAQKCQRPHSSPRVPTAHRKVRLEPVLPSVAALSSAGTLERKFRRDSLFCPDELDSLFSYFDAGAAGAGPRSLSSDSGLGGSSDGSSDVLAFGAGSVVDSVTEEEGAESEDSSGEVDGETETEAWGLADVRELHPGLLAHRAARTRDLPALAAALAHGAEVNWANAEDEGKTPLVQAVLGGSLIVCEFLLQNGADVNQRDSRGRAPLHHATLLGHTGQVCLFLKRGADQHALDQEQQDPLTIAVQVANADIVTLLRLARMAEEMREAEAPPGQPGPLSGSSPTELQYRRCIQEFIGLHLEDS, encoded by the exons ATGACGGTGGAGTTCGAGGAGTGCATCAAGGACTCGCCGCGCTTCAG GGCAACCATTGACGAAGTAGAAACGGATGTGGTGGAGATTGAAGCCAAACTGGACAAG CTGGTCAAGCTATGCAGTGGCATGATCGAGGCCGGCAAGGCCTATGTCACCACCAACAGGCTGTTCGTGAGTGGTGTCCGCGACTTGTCCCAGCAGTGCCAAGGCGACACCGTCATCTCG GAATGTCTGCAGAGGTTTGGAGACAGCCTGCAGGAGATGGTCAACTATCACACG ATCCTGTTTGACCAGGCCCAAAGGTCTGTGCGGCAGCAGCTCCACAACTTTGTCAAAGA GGATGTGCGCAAATTTAAGGAGACAAAGAAGCAGTTTGACAAAGTGCGGGAGGACATGGAACTCTCCTTAGTGAGGAATGCCCAGGCACCACGGCACCGGCCCCATGAAGTAGAGGAGGCCACGGGTGCCCTCACCCTCACCAGGAAGTGCTTTCGCCACCTGGCTCTGGACTACGTGTTGCAG ATCAATGTCCTCCAAGCCAAGAAGAAGTTTGAGATCTTGGATTCT ATGCTGTCCTTCATGCATGCCCAGTACAGCTTCTTCCAGCAGGGCCACAGCCTCCTGCACCGGCTAGACCCCTACATGAAGAAGCTGGCGGCTGAG CTGGACCAACTGGTTATCGACTCTGCAGTGGAAAAGCGTGAGATGGAGCGCAAGCATGCTGCTATCCAGCAGCGG GACTTCTCCTATGACGAGTCAAAAGTCGAGTTCGATGTGGACGCACCCAGTGGTGTGGTGATGGAGGGCTACCTCTTCAAGAGAGCCAGCAATGCCTTTAAGACATGGAACCG GCGCTGGTTCTCCATTCAGAACAGCCAGCTGGTTTACCAGAAGAAGCTCAAG GATGCACTGACTGTGGTGGTGGATGACCTTCGCCTGTGCTCTGTGAAGCCCTGCGAGGACATTGAACGGAGGTTCTGCTTTGAGGTCGTGTCGCCCACCAA GAGCTGCATGCTGCAGGCTGACTCCGAAAAGCTGAGACAGGCCTGGGTTCAAGCCGTGCAGGCTAGCATTGCCTCTGCCTACCGGGAGAGTCCAGACAGCTGCTATAGTGAG AGGCTGGACCGCACAGCATCCCCATCTACAAGCAGCATTGACTCTGCCTCAGACTCTCGGGAGCGCGGAGGCAAGGGCGAGGGCGTGCTTCAGCGCATTCAGAGTGTGGCTGGCAACAGCCAGTGTGGTGACTGTGGCCAGCCAGATCCTCGCTGGGCCAGCATCAACCTGGGCGTGCTGCTCTGCATCGAGTGTTCAGGCATCCACAG GAGCCTGGGTGTGCACTGCTCCAAGGTGCGGTCCCTGACACTGGATTCCTGGGAGCCAGAGCTGCTAAAG CTGATGTGTGAGCTTGGAAACAGCACCATGAACCAGATCTATGAGGCCCAGTGTGAGGGCTCAGGCAGCAGGAAGCCCATAGCCAGTAGCCCCAG ACAGGACAAGGAAGCCTGGATCAAGGACAAATATGTGGAAAAGAAGTTTCTGCAGAAGTCACCCACTGTGCCGGCCCGGGAGGCCCCAAGACGCTGGCGGGCACAGAAGTGCCAGCGCCCCCATAGCTCCCCCCGTGTCCCCACTGCCCACCGCAAAGTCAGGCTTGAGCCTGTCCTGCCGTCCGTTGCTGCTTTGTCCTCAG CAGGCACTTTGGAGCGCAAGTTCCGCCGGGATTCCCTCTTCTGCCCGGATGAGCTGGACTCCCTCTTCTCCTACTTCGATGCTGGGGCTGCTGGGGCTGGTCCACGCA GTCTGAGCAGCGACAGTGGCCTGGGAGGCAGCTCTGATGGCAGCTCAGACGTCCTCGCCTTTGGCGCAGGCTCCGTGGTGGACAGTGTCACTGAGGAGG AGGGCGCAGAATCTGAGGATTCTAGTGGTGAGGTGGATGGAGAGACCGAGACCGAAGCTTGGGGGCTGGCAGATGTGCGTGAACTGCACCCCGGGCTACTGGCACATAGAGCTGCGCGCACCCGTGATCTCCCCGCGCTGGCCGCGGCGCTGGCCCATGGGGCGGAGGTCAACTGGGCCAATGCTGAGGATGAGGGCAAGACGCCGCTGGTGCAGGCTGTACTAGGG GGCTCCCTGATTGTATGTGAATTCCTTCTGCAAAACGGAGCGGATGTGAACCAAAGAGACAGCCGGGGCCGAGCACCCCTGCACCATGCCACGCTTCTGGGCCACACTGG CCAGGTCTGCCTGTTCCTGAAGCGAGGGGCAGACCAGCACGCCCTGGACCAGGAGCAGCAGGACCCGTTGACCATCGCGGTGCAGGTGGCCAATGCTGACATCGTCACGCT GCTCCGCCTGGCCCGGATGGCTGAGGAAATGCGTGAGGCTGAGGCGCCCCCAGGCCAGCCGGGCCCACTATCGGGCAGCAGCCCCACGGAACTGCAGTATCGCAGGTGCATCCAGGAGTTCATCGGCCTCCACCTGGAGGACAGCTAG
- the Acap3 gene encoding arf-GAP with coiled-coil, ANK repeat and PH domain-containing protein 3 isoform X2, producing the protein MTVEFEECIKDSPRFRATIDEVETDVVEIEAKLDKLVKLCSGMIEAGKAYVTTNRLFVSGVRDLSQQCQGDTVISECLQRFGDSLQEMVNYHTILFDQAQRSVRQQLHNFVKEDVRKFKETKKQFDKVREDMELSLVRNAQAPRHRPHEVEEATGALTLTRKCFRHLALDYVLQINVLQAKKKFEILDSMLSFMHAQYSFFQQGHSLLHRLDPYMKKLAAELDQLVIDSAVEKREMERKHAAIQQRDFSYDESKVEFDVDAPSGVVMEGYLFKRASNAFKTWNRRWFSIQNSQLVYQKKLKDALTVVVDDLRLCSVKPCEDIERRFCFEVVSPTKSCMLQADSEKLRQAWVQAVQASIASAYRESPDSCYSERLDRTASPSTSSIDSASDSRERGGKGEGVLQRIQSVAGNSQCGDCGQPDPRWASINLGVLLCIECSGIHRSLGVHCSKVRSLTLDSWEPELLKLMCELGNSTMNQIYEAQCEGSGSRKPIASSPRQDKEAWIKDKYVEKKFLQKSPTVPAREAPRRWRAQKCQRPHSSPRVPTAHRKVRLEPVLPSVAALSSGTLERKFRRDSLFCPDELDSLFSYFDAGAAGAGPRSLSSDSGLGGSSDGSSDVLAFGAGSVVDSVTEEEGAESEDSSGEVDGETETEAWGLADVRELHPGLLAHRAARTRDLPALAAALAHGAEVNWANAEDEGKTPLVQAVLGGSLIVCEFLLQNGADVNQRDSRGRAPLHHATLLGHTGQVCLFLKRGADQHALDQEQQDPLTIAVQVANADIVTLLRLARMAEEMREAEAPPGQPGPLSGSSPTELQYRRCIQEFIGLHLEDS; encoded by the exons ATGACGGTGGAGTTCGAGGAGTGCATCAAGGACTCGCCGCGCTTCAG GGCAACCATTGACGAAGTAGAAACGGATGTGGTGGAGATTGAAGCCAAACTGGACAAG CTGGTCAAGCTATGCAGTGGCATGATCGAGGCCGGCAAGGCCTATGTCACCACCAACAGGCTGTTCGTGAGTGGTGTCCGCGACTTGTCCCAGCAGTGCCAAGGCGACACCGTCATCTCG GAATGTCTGCAGAGGTTTGGAGACAGCCTGCAGGAGATGGTCAACTATCACACG ATCCTGTTTGACCAGGCCCAAAGGTCTGTGCGGCAGCAGCTCCACAACTTTGTCAAAGA GGATGTGCGCAAATTTAAGGAGACAAAGAAGCAGTTTGACAAAGTGCGGGAGGACATGGAACTCTCCTTAGTGAGGAATGCCCAGGCACCACGGCACCGGCCCCATGAAGTAGAGGAGGCCACGGGTGCCCTCACCCTCACCAGGAAGTGCTTTCGCCACCTGGCTCTGGACTACGTGTTGCAG ATCAATGTCCTCCAAGCCAAGAAGAAGTTTGAGATCTTGGATTCT ATGCTGTCCTTCATGCATGCCCAGTACAGCTTCTTCCAGCAGGGCCACAGCCTCCTGCACCGGCTAGACCCCTACATGAAGAAGCTGGCGGCTGAG CTGGACCAACTGGTTATCGACTCTGCAGTGGAAAAGCGTGAGATGGAGCGCAAGCATGCTGCTATCCAGCAGCGG GACTTCTCCTATGACGAGTCAAAAGTCGAGTTCGATGTGGACGCACCCAGTGGTGTGGTGATGGAGGGCTACCTCTTCAAGAGAGCCAGCAATGCCTTTAAGACATGGAACCG GCGCTGGTTCTCCATTCAGAACAGCCAGCTGGTTTACCAGAAGAAGCTCAAG GATGCACTGACTGTGGTGGTGGATGACCTTCGCCTGTGCTCTGTGAAGCCCTGCGAGGACATTGAACGGAGGTTCTGCTTTGAGGTCGTGTCGCCCACCAA GAGCTGCATGCTGCAGGCTGACTCCGAAAAGCTGAGACAGGCCTGGGTTCAAGCCGTGCAGGCTAGCATTGCCTCTGCCTACCGGGAGAGTCCAGACAGCTGCTATAGTGAG AGGCTGGACCGCACAGCATCCCCATCTACAAGCAGCATTGACTCTGCCTCAGACTCTCGGGAGCGCGGAGGCAAGGGCGAGGGCGTGCTTCAGCGCATTCAGAGTGTGGCTGGCAACAGCCAGTGTGGTGACTGTGGCCAGCCAGATCCTCGCTGGGCCAGCATCAACCTGGGCGTGCTGCTCTGCATCGAGTGTTCAGGCATCCACAG GAGCCTGGGTGTGCACTGCTCCAAGGTGCGGTCCCTGACACTGGATTCCTGGGAGCCAGAGCTGCTAAAG CTGATGTGTGAGCTTGGAAACAGCACCATGAACCAGATCTATGAGGCCCAGTGTGAGGGCTCAGGCAGCAGGAAGCCCATAGCCAGTAGCCCCAG ACAGGACAAGGAAGCCTGGATCAAGGACAAATATGTGGAAAAGAAGTTTCTGCAGAAGTCACCCACTGTGCCGGCCCGGGAGGCCCCAAGACGCTGGCGGGCACAGAAGTGCCAGCGCCCCCATAGCTCCCCCCGTGTCCCCACTGCCCACCGCAAAGTCAGGCTTGAGCCTGTCCTGCCGTCCGTTGCTGCTTTGTCCTCAG GCACTTTGGAGCGCAAGTTCCGCCGGGATTCCCTCTTCTGCCCGGATGAGCTGGACTCCCTCTTCTCCTACTTCGATGCTGGGGCTGCTGGGGCTGGTCCACGCA GTCTGAGCAGCGACAGTGGCCTGGGAGGCAGCTCTGATGGCAGCTCAGACGTCCTCGCCTTTGGCGCAGGCTCCGTGGTGGACAGTGTCACTGAGGAGG AGGGCGCAGAATCTGAGGATTCTAGTGGTGAGGTGGATGGAGAGACCGAGACCGAAGCTTGGGGGCTGGCAGATGTGCGTGAACTGCACCCCGGGCTACTGGCACATAGAGCTGCGCGCACCCGTGATCTCCCCGCGCTGGCCGCGGCGCTGGCCCATGGGGCGGAGGTCAACTGGGCCAATGCTGAGGATGAGGGCAAGACGCCGCTGGTGCAGGCTGTACTAGGG GGCTCCCTGATTGTATGTGAATTCCTTCTGCAAAACGGAGCGGATGTGAACCAAAGAGACAGCCGGGGCCGAGCACCCCTGCACCATGCCACGCTTCTGGGCCACACTGG CCAGGTCTGCCTGTTCCTGAAGCGAGGGGCAGACCAGCACGCCCTGGACCAGGAGCAGCAGGACCCGTTGACCATCGCGGTGCAGGTGGCCAATGCTGACATCGTCACGCT GCTCCGCCTGGCCCGGATGGCTGAGGAAATGCGTGAGGCTGAGGCGCCCCCAGGCCAGCCGGGCCCACTATCGGGCAGCAGCCCCACGGAACTGCAGTATCGCAGGTGCATCCAGGAGTTCATCGGCCTCCACCTGGAGGACAGCTAG
- the Acap3 gene encoding arf-GAP with coiled-coil, ANK repeat and PH domain-containing protein 3 isoform X3, which yields MGATIDEVETDVVEIEAKLDKLVKLCSGMIEAGKAYVTTNRLFVSGVRDLSQQCQGDTVISECLQRFGDSLQEMVNYHTILFDQAQRSVRQQLHNFVKEDVRKFKETKKQFDKVREDMELSLVRNAQAPRHRPHEVEEATGALTLTRKCFRHLALDYVLQINVLQAKKKFEILDSMLSFMHAQYSFFQQGHSLLHRLDPYMKKLAAELDQLVIDSAVEKREMERKHAAIQQRDFSYDESKVEFDVDAPSGVVMEGYLFKRASNAFKTWNRRWFSIQNSQLVYQKKLKDALTVVVDDLRLCSVKPCEDIERRFCFEVVSPTKSCMLQADSEKLRQAWVQAVQASIASAYRESPDSCYSERLDRTASPSTSSIDSASDSRERGGKGEGVLQRIQSVAGNSQCGDCGQPDPRWASINLGVLLCIECSGIHRSLGVHCSKVRSLTLDSWEPELLKLMCELGNSTMNQIYEAQCEGSGSRKPIASSPRQDKEAWIKDKYVEKKFLQKSPTVPAREAPRRWRAQKCQRPHSSPRVPTAHRKVRLEPVLPSVAALSSAGTLERKFRRDSLFCPDELDSLFSYFDAGAAGAGPRSLSSDSGLGGSSDGSSDVLAFGAGSVVDSVTEEEGAESEDSSGEVDGETETEAWGLADVRELHPGLLAHRAARTRDLPALAAALAHGAEVNWANAEDEGKTPLVQAVLGGSLIVCEFLLQNGADVNQRDSRGRAPLHHATLLGHTGQVCLFLKRGADQHALDQEQQDPLTIAVQVANADIVTLLRLARMAEEMREAEAPPGQPGPLSGSSPTELQYRRCIQEFIGLHLEDS from the exons ATGGG GGCAACCATTGACGAAGTAGAAACGGATGTGGTGGAGATTGAAGCCAAACTGGACAAG CTGGTCAAGCTATGCAGTGGCATGATCGAGGCCGGCAAGGCCTATGTCACCACCAACAGGCTGTTCGTGAGTGGTGTCCGCGACTTGTCCCAGCAGTGCCAAGGCGACACCGTCATCTCG GAATGTCTGCAGAGGTTTGGAGACAGCCTGCAGGAGATGGTCAACTATCACACG ATCCTGTTTGACCAGGCCCAAAGGTCTGTGCGGCAGCAGCTCCACAACTTTGTCAAAGA GGATGTGCGCAAATTTAAGGAGACAAAGAAGCAGTTTGACAAAGTGCGGGAGGACATGGAACTCTCCTTAGTGAGGAATGCCCAGGCACCACGGCACCGGCCCCATGAAGTAGAGGAGGCCACGGGTGCCCTCACCCTCACCAGGAAGTGCTTTCGCCACCTGGCTCTGGACTACGTGTTGCAG ATCAATGTCCTCCAAGCCAAGAAGAAGTTTGAGATCTTGGATTCT ATGCTGTCCTTCATGCATGCCCAGTACAGCTTCTTCCAGCAGGGCCACAGCCTCCTGCACCGGCTAGACCCCTACATGAAGAAGCTGGCGGCTGAG CTGGACCAACTGGTTATCGACTCTGCAGTGGAAAAGCGTGAGATGGAGCGCAAGCATGCTGCTATCCAGCAGCGG GACTTCTCCTATGACGAGTCAAAAGTCGAGTTCGATGTGGACGCACCCAGTGGTGTGGTGATGGAGGGCTACCTCTTCAAGAGAGCCAGCAATGCCTTTAAGACATGGAACCG GCGCTGGTTCTCCATTCAGAACAGCCAGCTGGTTTACCAGAAGAAGCTCAAG GATGCACTGACTGTGGTGGTGGATGACCTTCGCCTGTGCTCTGTGAAGCCCTGCGAGGACATTGAACGGAGGTTCTGCTTTGAGGTCGTGTCGCCCACCAA GAGCTGCATGCTGCAGGCTGACTCCGAAAAGCTGAGACAGGCCTGGGTTCAAGCCGTGCAGGCTAGCATTGCCTCTGCCTACCGGGAGAGTCCAGACAGCTGCTATAGTGAG AGGCTGGACCGCACAGCATCCCCATCTACAAGCAGCATTGACTCTGCCTCAGACTCTCGGGAGCGCGGAGGCAAGGGCGAGGGCGTGCTTCAGCGCATTCAGAGTGTGGCTGGCAACAGCCAGTGTGGTGACTGTGGCCAGCCAGATCCTCGCTGGGCCAGCATCAACCTGGGCGTGCTGCTCTGCATCGAGTGTTCAGGCATCCACAG GAGCCTGGGTGTGCACTGCTCCAAGGTGCGGTCCCTGACACTGGATTCCTGGGAGCCAGAGCTGCTAAAG CTGATGTGTGAGCTTGGAAACAGCACCATGAACCAGATCTATGAGGCCCAGTGTGAGGGCTCAGGCAGCAGGAAGCCCATAGCCAGTAGCCCCAG ACAGGACAAGGAAGCCTGGATCAAGGACAAATATGTGGAAAAGAAGTTTCTGCAGAAGTCACCCACTGTGCCGGCCCGGGAGGCCCCAAGACGCTGGCGGGCACAGAAGTGCCAGCGCCCCCATAGCTCCCCCCGTGTCCCCACTGCCCACCGCAAAGTCAGGCTTGAGCCTGTCCTGCCGTCCGTTGCTGCTTTGTCCTCAG CAGGCACTTTGGAGCGCAAGTTCCGCCGGGATTCCCTCTTCTGCCCGGATGAGCTGGACTCCCTCTTCTCCTACTTCGATGCTGGGGCTGCTGGGGCTGGTCCACGCA GTCTGAGCAGCGACAGTGGCCTGGGAGGCAGCTCTGATGGCAGCTCAGACGTCCTCGCCTTTGGCGCAGGCTCCGTGGTGGACAGTGTCACTGAGGAGG AGGGCGCAGAATCTGAGGATTCTAGTGGTGAGGTGGATGGAGAGACCGAGACCGAAGCTTGGGGGCTGGCAGATGTGCGTGAACTGCACCCCGGGCTACTGGCACATAGAGCTGCGCGCACCCGTGATCTCCCCGCGCTGGCCGCGGCGCTGGCCCATGGGGCGGAGGTCAACTGGGCCAATGCTGAGGATGAGGGCAAGACGCCGCTGGTGCAGGCTGTACTAGGG GGCTCCCTGATTGTATGTGAATTCCTTCTGCAAAACGGAGCGGATGTGAACCAAAGAGACAGCCGGGGCCGAGCACCCCTGCACCATGCCACGCTTCTGGGCCACACTGG CCAGGTCTGCCTGTTCCTGAAGCGAGGGGCAGACCAGCACGCCCTGGACCAGGAGCAGCAGGACCCGTTGACCATCGCGGTGCAGGTGGCCAATGCTGACATCGTCACGCT GCTCCGCCTGGCCCGGATGGCTGAGGAAATGCGTGAGGCTGAGGCGCCCCCAGGCCAGCCGGGCCCACTATCGGGCAGCAGCCCCACGGAACTGCAGTATCGCAGGTGCATCCAGGAGTTCATCGGCCTCCACCTGGAGGACAGCTAG
- the Acap3 gene encoding arf-GAP with coiled-coil, ANK repeat and PH domain-containing protein 3 isoform X4, translated as MIEAGKAYVTTNRLFVSGVRDLSQQCQGDTVISECLQRFGDSLQEMVNYHTILFDQAQRSVRQQLHNFVKEDVRKFKETKKQFDKVREDMELSLVRNAQAPRHRPHEVEEATGALTLTRKCFRHLALDYVLQINVLQAKKKFEILDSMLSFMHAQYSFFQQGHSLLHRLDPYMKKLAAELDQLVIDSAVEKREMERKHAAIQQRDFSYDESKVEFDVDAPSGVVMEGYLFKRASNAFKTWNRRWFSIQNSQLVYQKKLKDALTVVVDDLRLCSVKPCEDIERRFCFEVVSPTKSCMLQADSEKLRQAWVQAVQASIASAYRESPDSCYSERLDRTASPSTSSIDSASDSRERGGKGEGVLQRIQSVAGNSQCGDCGQPDPRWASINLGVLLCIECSGIHRSLGVHCSKVRSLTLDSWEPELLKLMCELGNSTMNQIYEAQCEGSGSRKPIASSPRQDKEAWIKDKYVEKKFLQKSPTVPAREAPRRWRAQKCQRPHSSPRVPTAHRKVRLEPVLPSVAALSSAGTLERKFRRDSLFCPDELDSLFSYFDAGAAGAGPRSLSSDSGLGGSSDGSSDVLAFGAGSVVDSVTEEEGAESEDSSGEVDGETETEAWGLADVRELHPGLLAHRAARTRDLPALAAALAHGAEVNWANAEDEGKTPLVQAVLGGSLIVCEFLLQNGADVNQRDSRGRAPLHHATLLGHTGQVCLFLKRGADQHALDQEQQDPLTIAVQVANADIVTLLRLARMAEEMREAEAPPGQPGPLSGSSPTELQYRRCIQEFIGLHLEDS; from the exons ATGATCGAGGCCGGCAAGGCCTATGTCACCACCAACAGGCTGTTCGTGAGTGGTGTCCGCGACTTGTCCCAGCAGTGCCAAGGCGACACCGTCATCTCG GAATGTCTGCAGAGGTTTGGAGACAGCCTGCAGGAGATGGTCAACTATCACACG ATCCTGTTTGACCAGGCCCAAAGGTCTGTGCGGCAGCAGCTCCACAACTTTGTCAAAGA GGATGTGCGCAAATTTAAGGAGACAAAGAAGCAGTTTGACAAAGTGCGGGAGGACATGGAACTCTCCTTAGTGAGGAATGCCCAGGCACCACGGCACCGGCCCCATGAAGTAGAGGAGGCCACGGGTGCCCTCACCCTCACCAGGAAGTGCTTTCGCCACCTGGCTCTGGACTACGTGTTGCAG ATCAATGTCCTCCAAGCCAAGAAGAAGTTTGAGATCTTGGATTCT ATGCTGTCCTTCATGCATGCCCAGTACAGCTTCTTCCAGCAGGGCCACAGCCTCCTGCACCGGCTAGACCCCTACATGAAGAAGCTGGCGGCTGAG CTGGACCAACTGGTTATCGACTCTGCAGTGGAAAAGCGTGAGATGGAGCGCAAGCATGCTGCTATCCAGCAGCGG GACTTCTCCTATGACGAGTCAAAAGTCGAGTTCGATGTGGACGCACCCAGTGGTGTGGTGATGGAGGGCTACCTCTTCAAGAGAGCCAGCAATGCCTTTAAGACATGGAACCG GCGCTGGTTCTCCATTCAGAACAGCCAGCTGGTTTACCAGAAGAAGCTCAAG GATGCACTGACTGTGGTGGTGGATGACCTTCGCCTGTGCTCTGTGAAGCCCTGCGAGGACATTGAACGGAGGTTCTGCTTTGAGGTCGTGTCGCCCACCAA GAGCTGCATGCTGCAGGCTGACTCCGAAAAGCTGAGACAGGCCTGGGTTCAAGCCGTGCAGGCTAGCATTGCCTCTGCCTACCGGGAGAGTCCAGACAGCTGCTATAGTGAG AGGCTGGACCGCACAGCATCCCCATCTACAAGCAGCATTGACTCTGCCTCAGACTCTCGGGAGCGCGGAGGCAAGGGCGAGGGCGTGCTTCAGCGCATTCAGAGTGTGGCTGGCAACAGCCAGTGTGGTGACTGTGGCCAGCCAGATCCTCGCTGGGCCAGCATCAACCTGGGCGTGCTGCTCTGCATCGAGTGTTCAGGCATCCACAG GAGCCTGGGTGTGCACTGCTCCAAGGTGCGGTCCCTGACACTGGATTCCTGGGAGCCAGAGCTGCTAAAG CTGATGTGTGAGCTTGGAAACAGCACCATGAACCAGATCTATGAGGCCCAGTGTGAGGGCTCAGGCAGCAGGAAGCCCATAGCCAGTAGCCCCAG ACAGGACAAGGAAGCCTGGATCAAGGACAAATATGTGGAAAAGAAGTTTCTGCAGAAGTCACCCACTGTGCCGGCCCGGGAGGCCCCAAGACGCTGGCGGGCACAGAAGTGCCAGCGCCCCCATAGCTCCCCCCGTGTCCCCACTGCCCACCGCAAAGTCAGGCTTGAGCCTGTCCTGCCGTCCGTTGCTGCTTTGTCCTCAG CAGGCACTTTGGAGCGCAAGTTCCGCCGGGATTCCCTCTTCTGCCCGGATGAGCTGGACTCCCTCTTCTCCTACTTCGATGCTGGGGCTGCTGGGGCTGGTCCACGCA GTCTGAGCAGCGACAGTGGCCTGGGAGGCAGCTCTGATGGCAGCTCAGACGTCCTCGCCTTTGGCGCAGGCTCCGTGGTGGACAGTGTCACTGAGGAGG AGGGCGCAGAATCTGAGGATTCTAGTGGTGAGGTGGATGGAGAGACCGAGACCGAAGCTTGGGGGCTGGCAGATGTGCGTGAACTGCACCCCGGGCTACTGGCACATAGAGCTGCGCGCACCCGTGATCTCCCCGCGCTGGCCGCGGCGCTGGCCCATGGGGCGGAGGTCAACTGGGCCAATGCTGAGGATGAGGGCAAGACGCCGCTGGTGCAGGCTGTACTAGGG GGCTCCCTGATTGTATGTGAATTCCTTCTGCAAAACGGAGCGGATGTGAACCAAAGAGACAGCCGGGGCCGAGCACCCCTGCACCATGCCACGCTTCTGGGCCACACTGG CCAGGTCTGCCTGTTCCTGAAGCGAGGGGCAGACCAGCACGCCCTGGACCAGGAGCAGCAGGACCCGTTGACCATCGCGGTGCAGGTGGCCAATGCTGACATCGTCACGCT GCTCCGCCTGGCCCGGATGGCTGAGGAAATGCGTGAGGCTGAGGCGCCCCCAGGCCAGCCGGGCCCACTATCGGGCAGCAGCCCCACGGAACTGCAGTATCGCAGGTGCATCCAGGAGTTCATCGGCCTCCACCTGGAGGACAGCTAG